A stretch of the Thiomicrorhabdus xiamenensis genome encodes the following:
- a CDS encoding SulP family inorganic anion transporter: protein MANETIKTSVSDSGSAAFRKEYALRDIQAGVITATMAIPLSIGIALMSDYPIQVGLATVAFASFIGFLFAWFRPGNFIGAPGIAAGLAPILAMGVATFGIENMAFIVFLTAAFQAIIWKFNWQRYLLMAVPGYLVEGLLAGIGLKIALKFLPFLWMLPVAASADVFWTEERINVVALSVIGAIIFFGLFQHFKDSKPALPYFSLILFGIVSALFIEVKMLHIEDIDFNIGFPVPSFDSAWMWLYAIFFALMLAVVDVIEQVMSNAAIEKIDPLKRPCNSNNSLLSIWVANMGSSFFGGMTNLDGLAKSSTNRLAGAYTKLSVLVIGVLISFLLFNQEYLHNLPYFALAIIMSFVGIKMALGILHIAHHGPYAMLLATLCAILVFKVGIFEGLIITLAVHAIIYYVIFKRVNCEPNGRIIRRYFKKFKKDEQELN from the coding sequence ATGGCAAACGAAACGATAAAAACTTCGGTATCTGATTCCGGCTCCGCGGCTTTTAGAAAAGAGTATGCATTAAGAGATATTCAGGCAGGCGTCATTACCGCCACTATGGCGATTCCGCTGTCGATAGGGATCGCATTGATGTCCGACTACCCGATCCAGGTCGGTCTGGCGACTGTCGCTTTCGCTTCGTTTATCGGCTTCCTGTTCGCCTGGTTCCGTCCGGGCAACTTCATCGGCGCCCCTGGTATCGCCGCAGGTCTGGCGCCAATCCTCGCGATGGGGGTCGCCACTTTCGGCATAGAGAACATGGCTTTCATTGTTTTCCTGACCGCCGCCTTTCAGGCCATCATCTGGAAATTCAACTGGCAGCGCTATCTGCTGATGGCCGTTCCGGGCTATCTGGTGGAAGGTTTACTGGCGGGAATCGGTTTAAAGATCGCTTTGAAATTCCTGCCGTTCCTGTGGATGCTGCCGGTTGCAGCATCGGCAGACGTTTTCTGGACCGAAGAACGGATTAACGTCGTTGCGCTGTCCGTGATAGGCGCGATAATTTTCTTCGGACTGTTTCAGCACTTTAAGGACTCCAAACCGGCGCTGCCGTATTTCTCACTGATTCTTTTCGGCATTGTTTCCGCGCTTTTCATTGAAGTGAAGATGCTGCACATCGAAGATATCGACTTCAATATCGGCTTCCCTGTGCCGTCATTTGACAGCGCATGGATGTGGCTGTATGCCATTTTCTTTGCGCTGATGCTGGCCGTAGTCGATGTCATCGAACAGGTTATGAGCAATGCGGCGATTGAAAAAATCGATCCGCTGAAGCGACCATGTAACTCGAACAACTCTTTGCTCTCTATCTGGGTGGCCAATATGGGCTCCTCCTTCTTTGGCGGCATGACCAATCTAGACGGCCTGGCAAAATCGTCCACTAACCGGCTGGCCGGAGCCTATACCAAACTGTCGGTTCTGGTCATCGGTGTGCTGATCAGCTTTCTACTTTTTAATCAGGAGTATCTGCATAACCTGCCATATTTCGCGCTCGCCATCATCATGTCGTTTGTCGGCATCAAAATGGCGCTGGGCATTCTGCATATCGCCCACCACGGCCCTTATGCAATGCTGCTCGCCACTCTGTGCGCTATTTTGGTCTTCAAAGTCGGTATCTTTGAAGGGTTGATTATTACCCTCGCGGTGCACGCAATTATCTATTACGTGATCTTTAAAAGAGTCAACTGCGAGCCGAATGGACGCATTATCCGTCGCTACTTCAAGAAATTTAAAAAAGACGAGCAAGAACTTAACTGA
- a CDS encoding SgcJ/EcaC family oxidoreductase, which translates to MSNRYPISGTVGIEWDTGRNVSVSGFQRTHSQKDRRVTQRDLRAPIDTPIANESCSCAPSSEKLAQELFDNWNNALQSGNPQTVAQLYWEDAILLPTVSNVPRVNHAEIADYFQHFLQSKPFGTIVSRNLKQGCNKLTDAGVYEFKVTKNGEQSTVPARYTFVYEFRDGLWKISHHHSSMMPEK; encoded by the coding sequence ATGAGCAATCGTTACCCAATCAGCGGAACCGTCGGCATCGAATGGGATACTGGCCGAAATGTCAGCGTCAGCGGCTTTCAACGCACCCATTCGCAAAAGGATCGCCGCGTGACCCAGAGAGATCTGCGCGCCCCGATCGACACCCCAATCGCCAATGAGTCTTGCTCTTGCGCACCCTCTTCGGAAAAACTGGCGCAGGAACTGTTTGATAACTGGAATAACGCCCTGCAAAGCGGCAACCCGCAAACCGTGGCGCAGCTCTATTGGGAAGACGCCATTCTTCTGCCGACCGTCTCGAATGTGCCGCGAGTCAATCACGCCGAAATCGCAGATTACTTCCAGCACTTTCTGCAATCGAAACCGTTCGGCACGATTGTTTCACGGAATCTGAAACAGGGCTGCAACAAGCTGACCGATGCCGGTGTCTACGAATTCAAAGTGACTAAGAACGGCGAGCAGAGTACAGTTCCGGCGCGCTACACCTTTGTGTATGAATTCCGCGACGGCCTCTGGAAAATCAGCCATCATCACTCATCCATGATGCCGGAGAAATAA
- a CDS encoding YbcC family protein gives MTAMNKSPTSYGEAQARPLIPDLSAGQREKLKSACSKVAPTWPLDELVAVNPWWEMREQHFTEVSAKLTALSQAQCLMPKSYFQEVWMEMVSPQHLKQAIEESGADYTIENLERFLIEDDEHTHWHNISDFVDSGRDRKYKMAWRDEITHQISQFCADFFRYREHTASYAETYQGLYSEWLATTRQDKGIEILMAEDGLTEQFMSLPDTAEELLAEALTVLRVTDESLEDYAHALLLDINGWASWVAYLRWQDRLDGVENNLMLDLLAIRIAWERVLWRHQKFHDRSVFNELKVMWRHQMNILPELIETHKAAQAKGWIWQRAAEIAYQSALRQQLEQADQQNAQKQQTQPKLQAAFCIDVRSEVIRRALEAQDPRIETIGFAGFFGLPIAYQPVGTEALRSQLPALLKPQLQVKAILSQETDQGTKKSLNKKARWIEWGNAPPATFSMVEATGLLYAFKMLRNSFFPHEHEHPINHLPTADAYELSSDNSPLSLDDKISLAAGILHGLGLDQNLAETVMLVGHGSSSCNNPHAASYDCGACGGQTGEINVRVLSFLLNDPELRAGLKAKGIAIPENTRFVAAMHNTTTDAFTFYGPDELDEEMKGWFARASELSMQERAMNLGLDHLQGEAVYESIRRRAKDWSQVRPEWGLSGNASFIVAPRKRSRGQNFQGRAFLHDYDWQKDADVSLLTQIMTAPMVVTNWINLQYYASVCDNYVYGSGNKVLHNVVDGSIGVFEGNGGDLRIGLPLQSLHNGNNWMHEPLRLSVYIDAPRDFIAQVVGEHEVVRQLIDNEWLYCFRWDRDGTIERYLNQSWHN, from the coding sequence ATGACAGCGATGAATAAATCGCCGACCTCTTATGGGGAGGCGCAAGCCCGCCCGCTGATTCCGGATTTATCAGCAGGACAGAGGGAAAAGCTTAAATCTGCGTGTAGCAAAGTTGCACCGACTTGGCCGCTGGACGAGTTGGTTGCGGTTAATCCTTGGTGGGAGATGCGAGAGCAGCACTTTACTGAGGTTTCCGCTAAATTGACGGCCTTGAGTCAGGCGCAGTGCTTAATGCCGAAATCCTACTTCCAGGAAGTTTGGATGGAGATGGTTTCTCCGCAGCATCTAAAGCAGGCGATAGAAGAGTCCGGTGCAGACTATACGATTGAAAACCTCGAACGCTTTCTGATTGAGGACGACGAGCATACGCATTGGCACAATATCAGTGACTTTGTTGATAGTGGTCGTGATCGTAAATACAAGATGGCGTGGCGTGACGAGATTACCCATCAGATCAGCCAGTTCTGCGCCGACTTTTTCCGTTATCGCGAGCACACGGCGTCCTATGCCGAAACTTATCAGGGGCTGTACAGCGAATGGCTGGCGACGACCCGTCAGGATAAAGGGATTGAGATTCTGATGGCCGAAGACGGTCTGACCGAGCAGTTTATGAGTCTGCCGGACACGGCCGAAGAGCTTCTTGCCGAAGCGCTGACGGTGTTGCGTGTGACCGACGAAAGTCTGGAGGATTACGCGCACGCTTTGCTGCTGGATATTAACGGTTGGGCATCCTGGGTTGCCTATCTGCGTTGGCAGGATCGTCTCGACGGAGTGGAAAACAATCTGATGCTCGATCTGTTGGCGATCCGTATCGCTTGGGAACGCGTACTTTGGCGTCACCAGAAATTTCACGATCGTTCCGTATTTAATGAACTGAAAGTGATGTGGCGTCATCAGATGAATATTCTCCCGGAATTGATTGAGACACATAAAGCGGCGCAGGCAAAAGGCTGGATCTGGCAGAGAGCGGCGGAAATCGCGTATCAGTCGGCATTACGTCAACAGTTGGAGCAGGCGGATCAGCAGAACGCTCAAAAACAGCAAACCCAGCCGAAACTACAGGCGGCTTTCTGTATCGATGTGCGTTCCGAGGTGATTCGTCGTGCTCTGGAAGCGCAGGATCCTCGCATCGAAACGATCGGTTTCGCCGGTTTCTTCGGTCTGCCGATCGCTTATCAGCCGGTGGGAACCGAAGCGCTGCGTTCGCAGCTACCAGCATTGTTGAAGCCGCAATTGCAGGTTAAGGCGATCTTGTCGCAAGAGACCGACCAAGGCACTAAAAAATCGCTTAATAAAAAAGCGCGCTGGATTGAGTGGGGGAATGCGCCACCGGCAACTTTCAGTATGGTTGAAGCGACCGGACTGCTGTATGCCTTTAAGATGCTGCGTAACAGCTTTTTTCCGCATGAGCATGAACACCCGATTAACCATCTACCGACGGCGGATGCTTATGAATTGTCATCCGACAACTCGCCTTTGAGTCTGGATGATAAGATCAGTCTGGCAGCCGGTATTTTGCATGGTCTGGGGCTGGATCAGAATCTGGCGGAAACCGTTATGCTGGTCGGGCACGGCAGTAGCAGCTGTAATAATCCGCATGCGGCCAGTTATGACTGTGGTGCCTGCGGTGGACAGACCGGTGAAATCAATGTACGGGTTTTGAGCTTCCTGTTGAATGATCCGGAGTTGCGTGCCGGACTCAAAGCAAAAGGCATAGCGATCCCCGAGAATACGCGTTTTGTGGCGGCCATGCATAACACCACCACCGATGCCTTTACCTTCTACGGCCCTGATGAACTGGACGAGGAAATGAAAGGCTGGTTTGCCCGTGCTTCGGAACTGTCGATGCAAGAACGTGCTATGAATCTGGGGTTAGACCATCTGCAAGGGGAAGCGGTGTATGAATCGATTCGCCGCCGAGCTAAAGACTGGTCGCAGGTGCGCCCGGAATGGGGTCTGTCCGGCAACGCTTCCTTTATCGTTGCGCCGCGTAAGCGCAGCCGCGGGCAAAACTTCCAGGGGCGGGCATTCCTGCACGATTATGACTGGCAGAAGGATGCGGATGTCTCCTTGCTGACCCAGATCATGACCGCGCCGATGGTCGTGACCAACTGGATCAACCTGCAGTATTATGCCTCCGTGTGCGATAACTATGTGTACGGCAGCGGTAACAAGGTGTTGCACAATGTCGTTGACGGTTCGATCGGCGTCTTTGAAGGTAATGGGGGGGATCTGCGCATCGGTTTGCCGCTGCAGTCGCTGCACAACGGTAATAACTGGATGCACGAACCTCTGCGTCTGAGCGTCTATATCGACGCGCCGCGCGATTTTATCGCACAAGTCGTCGGCGAACACGAAGTGGTGCGTCAGTTGATTGATAACGAATGGCTATACTGCTTCCGCTGGGATCGAGACGGCACTATCGAACGTTATCTCAATCAGAGCTGGCATAACTAA
- a CDS encoding NADH-quinone oxidoreductase subunit L yields MSMQWIGTLMPWFIPLSLFVAAITNERRASWGLARGVTLVGFMLAVFLGIAISFDWVSLSDDRRWTVASDASLIVLGLVTFIGFINIGYSRSYMSGNSEDEKRYLRWLLVTLGSVAIVITTNHMLVLAFGWLAITLSLHRLLIFYPNRQRAVLAAYKKYIFARIAEACLLGAVLILYYEHDTWFISEIYSNVQAADVLSNWDKFAALLLALAALIKCAQLPLHGWLIQVVEAPTPVSALLHAGIINLGGYLLIVFAPLIVMSDVAQWMLLIVGGITTVLAALVMMTRASVKVRLAWSTMSQMGLMMVECALGLFELALLHLIAHSCYKAYAFLNSGSEVEASMKRRLAQSETPKAKDWTIAGLISIGLVAGLAVAMQVPEPYSPWLLFAIALTLLVAERRGRSWTAGLPEIIGLAAFLLIVYSIQKSSLSFFVENLPTSVGWAGDLWIAFLLMLFMAGYILLRYYQHLPWMAKVRRAFYAGFYLDELVTRLNLRIYPTRLPVRFKPKKLQVPKEELYH; encoded by the coding sequence ATGAGCATGCAGTGGATTGGCACCTTAATGCCATGGTTTATCCCGTTAAGTTTATTTGTGGCGGCGATCACCAATGAGCGAAGAGCTAGCTGGGGTCTGGCCAGAGGGGTTACCCTTGTCGGTTTTATGCTGGCGGTGTTTCTGGGAATCGCCATCTCGTTTGACTGGGTCTCGCTGAGCGACGATCGCCGCTGGACCGTAGCGTCCGATGCAAGTCTGATTGTGCTCGGTCTGGTGACGTTTATCGGTTTCATCAATATCGGTTATTCGCGCAGCTACATGTCCGGGAATTCCGAAGACGAGAAGCGCTATCTGCGCTGGCTTCTGGTGACCTTGGGCAGTGTGGCGATCGTTATTACCACCAACCATATGCTGGTTCTGGCGTTCGGCTGGCTGGCGATCACCTTGAGTCTGCATCGACTGCTGATCTTTTATCCGAACCGTCAGAGAGCGGTGCTGGCCGCTTATAAGAAGTATATCTTCGCGCGCATTGCCGAGGCGTGTTTGCTCGGCGCGGTATTGATTTTGTACTACGAGCACGATACCTGGTTTATCAGCGAGATTTACAGCAATGTACAGGCTGCGGATGTTTTGAGTAACTGGGATAAATTTGCTGCGCTCCTGTTGGCTTTAGCCGCTTTGATTAAATGTGCGCAATTGCCTTTGCACGGCTGGTTGATTCAGGTCGTCGAAGCGCCGACCCCGGTTTCCGCACTGTTACATGCCGGGATTATTAACCTTGGCGGTTACCTGCTGATTGTCTTTGCGCCGCTGATTGTTATGTCCGATGTTGCCCAGTGGATGCTGTTGATTGTCGGTGGCATCACTACGGTACTGGCTGCATTGGTCATGATGACGCGCGCGTCGGTCAAGGTGCGTCTGGCCTGGTCAACCATGTCGCAGATGGGTTTGATGATGGTTGAGTGTGCTCTGGGCTTATTTGAATTGGCGTTGCTGCACTTGATTGCGCACTCTTGCTACAAGGCCTATGCCTTCCTGAACTCCGGTTCCGAGGTGGAAGCGAGCATGAAACGTCGTTTGGCGCAGTCGGAAACACCAAAGGCAAAAGACTGGACGATCGCCGGACTGATTTCAATCGGCTTGGTTGCTGGTTTGGCTGTCGCGATGCAGGTTCCGGAGCCTTATAGCCCGTGGTTACTGTTTGCCATTGCTCTGACGCTGCTGGTCGCTGAGCGTCGCGGTCGCAGCTGGACGGCCGGTTTGCCGGAAATTATCGGTTTGGCGGCATTCCTGTTGATTGTTTATAGCATTCAGAAATCGAGCTTGAGTTTCTTTGTCGAAAATCTGCCGACCAGTGTCGGCTGGGCCGGGGATCTATGGATCGCTTTCCTGTTGATGCTGTTTATGGCGGGGTACATTCTGTTGCGCTACTACCAGCATTTGCCGTGGATGGCGAAAGTTCGCCGCGCATTTTACGCCGGTTTTTATCTTGATGAGTTGGTGACGCGTTTGAATTTGCGTATTTACCCGACTCGTTTACCGGTGCGTTTTAAGCCCAAAAAGTTACAGGTTCCTAAAGAGGAGTTATATCACTAA
- a CDS encoding LysR family transcriptional regulator, with translation MNDHLPVQKNFLIRHATLRQIQVFESVARNLSFTRAAEELHLTQPTVSAQVKSLAEAIDMPLYELIGRNIYLTEVGEQVACSCREVINHFSNLEIMLDDFRGMKRGQLRVAVISTAKYFIPIALGKFCKKYPDIDLDLTICNRETLHKRIDHNMDDLYILGQIPNNSQDLEVLPFAPNPLVIIANRNNPLVGKRVSLKRLAKEPFIMREEGSGIRRAIEKVFAEKELAVNERLTLNTNEAIKHCVVGELGVACVSRHALYLEDREGPVVELDVEGFPIQKQWNIVYPSGKELSLLASEFLEFLQEEGRNYIQLEQEAMSRVL, from the coding sequence ATGAATGATCACCTTCCTGTACAGAAAAACTTTTTAATCAGGCATGCGACTCTACGCCAGATTCAGGTGTTTGAATCGGTTGCACGTAATTTGAGCTTTACCCGTGCAGCCGAAGAGCTGCATCTGACTCAACCGACGGTTTCGGCACAGGTAAAAAGTCTGGCCGAAGCCATCGATATGCCTTTATACGAACTGATCGGGCGAAATATCTATCTGACCGAGGTCGGCGAACAGGTTGCCTGCAGTTGTCGCGAGGTCATAAACCATTTCTCCAACCTGGAGATCATGCTGGACGATTTTCGCGGTATGAAGCGAGGGCAGCTGCGCGTCGCGGTTATCTCGACGGCGAAGTACTTTATTCCGATCGCGCTGGGCAAATTCTGTAAGAAATATCCCGATATCGATCTTGATCTGACGATCTGTAATCGTGAAACCCTGCATAAGCGTATCGATCACAATATGGATGATCTGTATATTCTCGGGCAGATTCCAAATAACAGTCAGGATCTGGAAGTTTTGCCGTTTGCGCCGAATCCATTGGTCATTATTGCGAACCGCAATAACCCGCTGGTCGGTAAGAGGGTCAGCCTGAAACGTCTGGCGAAGGAGCCGTTCATTATGCGTGAAGAGGGCTCCGGGATTCGTCGGGCGATTGAGAAAGTGTTCGCGGAAAAAGAGCTGGCAGTGAATGAACGACTGACGCTGAATACCAATGAGGCGATCAAACATTGCGTAGTCGGCGAGTTGGGCGTTGCCTGCGTTTCGCGACATGCACTTTATCTCGAGGATCGTGAAGGTCCGGTTGTCGAACTGGACGTTGAAGGCTTTCCGATTCAGAAGCAGTGGAATATCGTTTATCCGTCCGGAAAGGAGCTTTCGCTGCTGGCATCGGAATTCCTCGAATTTCTTCAAGAAGAGGGCCGTAACTATATTCAACTCGAGCAGGAAGCCATGAGTCGGGTTTTGTAA
- a CDS encoding BMC domain-containing protein, translating into MIELRTYVFLDSLQPQLASYMATASMGFLPIPGDSCLWVEVAPGMAVHRLSDIALKASNVRLAQQIVERAYGSTVIHHRDQSDVLESGKHMLKHLNTHEYDRQQCVVMWSEVIRGVTADHATLINRDNRKGSMILPGQSMFIMETEPAGYIIYAANEAEKAANVTLVEARAVGAYGRLLMCGKEEDINEAARAANDALSKLTCRGHAK; encoded by the coding sequence ATGATTGAATTGAGAACCTATGTGTTTTTGGATTCTCTGCAGCCGCAGCTCGCCTCTTATATGGCGACGGCGTCAATGGGATTCCTGCCGATTCCGGGCGACTCCTGTCTGTGGGTTGAGGTCGCTCCCGGTATGGCGGTGCACCGTCTGTCGGACATAGCACTTAAGGCGTCGAACGTACGTCTGGCCCAGCAGATTGTTGAAAGGGCCTACGGATCGACGGTAATTCACCACCGTGATCAGAGCGACGTTCTCGAGAGCGGAAAGCACATGCTGAAGCATCTTAATACCCATGAGTATGACCGTCAGCAGTGTGTCGTCATGTGGAGCGAAGTGATCAGAGGGGTCACTGCAGACCATGCGACCCTGATCAACCGCGACAACCGCAAGGGCTCGATGATTCTGCCTGGGCAAAGTATGTTCATTATGGAGACTGAACCGGCCGGCTATATTATTTATGCGGCGAATGAGGCGGAAAAGGCGGCGAATGTGACGCTGGTTGAAGCACGCGCGGTCGGCGCTTACGGTCGACTGCTGATGTGCGGTAAGGAAGAAGATATTAATGAAGCGGCAAGAGCGGCGAATGATGCTTTGTCTAAATTAACGTGCCGTGGGCATGCGAAATAA
- the rdgB gene encoding RdgB/HAM1 family non-canonical purine NTP pyrophosphatase has translation MIVLATGNPYKVAEIEPLLKQAGFRVKLQTDFFKDEVEEDGLSFVENALKKARFASRMTGLPALADDSGLEVDALGGKPGIYSARYAAGANDASGKSSDEENLQKVLVDLGQRPYSQRQARYCCVAVYVEHAEDPMPVIGIGQWHGEILMERRTGQGIGYDDIMWIPKLVKTVSEIPFDVKNKISHRAQAVLSVMEQLGKRTEQ, from the coding sequence ATGATTGTTTTAGCAACCGGCAATCCATACAAGGTCGCTGAAATTGAGCCGTTATTAAAACAGGCCGGTTTCAGAGTCAAACTTCAAACCGACTTTTTCAAGGATGAAGTTGAAGAAGACGGTTTGAGTTTTGTCGAAAACGCGCTTAAGAAAGCGCGTTTCGCCAGCCGTATGACCGGTCTCCCTGCTCTGGCGGATGATTCCGGACTCGAGGTTGACGCACTGGGCGGAAAGCCGGGGATTTATTCGGCACGCTATGCGGCCGGTGCCAACGACGCGAGCGGTAAAAGCAGCGACGAAGAGAATTTACAAAAAGTATTGGTGGATTTGGGTCAACGCCCTTATTCACAGCGCCAGGCACGCTATTGCTGTGTGGCGGTATATGTTGAACATGCCGAAGATCCGATGCCGGTTATCGGTATCGGACAGTGGCATGGCGAAATTTTAATGGAAAGAAGAACCGGTCAAGGGATCGGTTACGACGATATTATGTGGATCCCCAAATTAGTAAAAACGGTCTCCGAGATTCCGTTTGACGTGAAAAACAAGATAAGCCACCGTGCACAAGCCGTACTCTCCGTAATGGAGCAGTTGGGAAAGAGGACTGAGCAATGA
- a CDS encoding 4a-hydroxytetrahydrobiopterin dehydratase: MNERWKLKQKPASMEARFEFDNFEKLRSFLDELAEQADQLEHHPNISFGREHVSVIIYSQANELDDVDFALAKGIDDGFHRVTGSLIEGAQA; this comes from the coding sequence ATGAATGAACGATGGAAACTGAAACAGAAACCCGCGAGCATGGAAGCACGTTTTGAATTTGACAACTTTGAAAAACTGCGCAGTTTTTTGGATGAACTTGCAGAACAGGCGGATCAACTCGAACATCACCCGAATATCAGTTTCGGGAGAGAGCATGTCTCGGTGATTATCTACTCACAGGCCAATGAGCTTGACGATGTGGATTTTGCCCTGGCAAAAGGGATTGATGACGGTTTCCATCGTGTCACCGGTAGTCTTATCGAAGGAGCACAGGCATGA
- a CDS encoding ferritin-like domain-containing protein: MHYSSRMPGSVMPGLGAHPQVPQAQTVSANSQILGYLGRALSLEFSAGQHYLAQASLAKFRQEIAFAEGFVTLANEEFQHANLITDRMVAQGALPAGSVLRPAGPATNIAEALRSCEEREVALIQLYSEASQYCANFGAHEDHALFSRLLEEEHTQLMRVQSWLEEYFHNMTQAYQPTRSFV, encoded by the coding sequence ATGCATTATTCTTCTAGAATGCCGGGCAGTGTGATGCCGGGACTAGGCGCTCATCCTCAAGTACCACAGGCTCAGACGGTTTCTGCCAACAGTCAGATTCTAGGGTATCTGGGACGCGCTTTAAGTCTTGAATTCTCCGCCGGTCAGCACTATCTCGCACAGGCTTCGTTGGCAAAATTCCGTCAAGAAATCGCTTTTGCGGAAGGTTTTGTCACCTTGGCAAATGAAGAGTTCCAGCACGCCAATCTGATCACTGATCGAATGGTTGCGCAGGGAGCTTTACCGGCAGGAAGTGTTTTACGTCCTGCCGGTCCAGCGACCAATATCGCTGAAGCTTTAAGAAGTTGTGAGGAGCGCGAAGTTGCTCTGATTCAGCTTTACTCTGAAGCTTCGCAGTATTGCGCCAATTTTGGCGCTCATGAAGATCATGCACTTTTTAGCCGATTACTGGAAGAAGAGCATACACAGTTGATGAGAGTACAGTCTTGGTTGGAAGAGTACTTCCACAATATGACACAGGCTTATCAGCCAACTAGGAGCTTTGTATGA
- a CDS encoding BMC domain-containing protein, which translates to MSEYGIALGMIETRGLVPAIEAADAMTKAAEVRLVSREFVGGGYVTVMVRGETGAVNAAVRAGADACERVGDGLVAAHIIARPHKEVEPVLTIGNSGADRS; encoded by the coding sequence ATGAGTGAATACGGTATTGCCCTAGGCATGATTGAAACACGCGGTCTGGTTCCAGCGATTGAAGCGGCCGATGCGATGACTAAAGCAGCAGAAGTACGCCTGGTATCTCGCGAATTCGTTGGTGGCGGTTACGTTACGGTTATGGTTCGTGGTGAAACAGGTGCGGTCAACGCAGCGGTTCGTGCCGGTGCAGATGCTTGTGAGCGCGTTGGTGACGGTCTGGTAGCAGCGCACATCATTGCACGTCCGCACAAAGAAGTTGAACCGGTTCTGACGATCGGTAACTCAGGCGCTGACCGCAGCTAA
- a CDS encoding BMC domain-containing protein codes for MSDYGIALGMIETRGLVPAIEAADAMTKAAEVRLVSREFVGGGYVTVMVRGETGAVNAAVRAGADACERVGDGLVAAHIIARPHKEVEPVLTVESK; via the coding sequence ATGAGTGATTACGGTATTGCACTAGGAATGATCGAAACGCGTGGTTTGGTTCCAGCGATTGAAGCGGCTGATGCGATGACTAAAGCAGCAGAAGTACGTCTGGTATCTCGCGAGTTCGTCGGTGGCGGTTACGTTACGGTTATGGTTCGCGGTGAGACAGGTGCGGTAAACGCAGCGGTTCGTGCCGGTGCAGATGCTTGTGAGCGCGTTGGTGACGGTCTGGTAGCGGCGCACATCATTGCACGCCCGCACAAAGAAGTTGAGCCGGTTCTAACAGTAGAAAGCAAATAA
- a CDS encoding BMC domain-containing protein codes for MSDYGIALGMIETRGLVPAIEAADAMTKAAEVRLVSREFVGGGYVTVMVRGETGAVNAAVRAGADACERVGDGLVAAHIIARPHKEVEPVLTVESK; via the coding sequence ATGAGTGATTACGGTATTGCGCTAGGTATGATCGAAACGCGTGGTTTGGTTCCAGCGATTGAAGCGGCTGATGCGATGACTAAAGCAGCAGAAGTACGCCTGGTATCTCGCGAGTTCGTCGGTGGCGGTTACGTTACGGTTATGGTTCGCGGTGAGACTGGTGCGGTTAACGCGGCAGTACGTGCCGGTGCAGATGCTTGTGAACGTGTTGGTGACGGGCTGGTAGCAGCGCACATCATTGCACGCCCGCACAAAGAAGTTGAGCCGGTTCTAACAGTAGAAAGCAAATAA
- a CDS encoding carboxysome peptide B has product MQILQVRQQLVLTSRLDDMGHLPIKVLTTASGEVFVAMDPIGTKNGDWVFTIANSAARDAAGDKRYLTDLTVGGIIDDWQPDQM; this is encoded by the coding sequence ATGCAAATACTACAAGTTAGGCAACAGCTGGTTTTAACCAGCCGGTTAGACGATATGGGGCATCTGCCTATCAAAGTTCTAACCACCGCATCGGGTGAAGTCTTTGTGGCAATGGATCCGATCGGAACGAAAAACGGCGACTGGGTTTTTACCATCGCCAACTCTGCGGCACGAGATGCGGCAGGCGATAAGCGATATTTAACAGATTTAACGGTTGGGGGCATCATCGATGACTGGCAACCAGATCAAATGTAA
- a CDS encoding carboxysome peptide A: MVKIYKVDKTLVSTNRIAMMEHKPLLVVREKDGGTPQVAVDPVGCKPGDWVLCCGSSAARDATGVKGYPSDLTIVGIIDKWEGPEDANTTS, from the coding sequence ATGGTGAAAATTTATAAAGTCGATAAGACCCTCGTTTCAACTAACCGTATCGCCATGATGGAGCATAAGCCTCTTCTGGTGGTACGCGAAAAGGATGGCGGTACACCTCAGGTTGCAGTAGACCCGGTAGGGTGCAAACCGGGGGATTGGGTTCTTTGTTGTGGTAGTTCGGCAGCGCGTGATGCGACCGGGGTTAAAGGTTATCCAAGTGACCTGACCATCGTTGGAATTATCGACAAATGGGAAGGGCCTGAGGATGCAAATACTACAAGTTAG